The Nicotiana tabacum cultivar K326 chromosome 14, ASM71507v2, whole genome shotgun sequence genome contains a region encoding:
- the LOC142168647 gene encoding uncharacterized protein LOC142168647 translates to MASDYNRPAPAINKCYHTAGLRADKTYYTKGPNNQTNAKNKRPKLHKPIKELIVKGIRPIPWLYNWAMATSTSSTIQQQIASNHSNPPRDFTNDPQIEADEEADDEAENFRDNLWGLSLFTKWHKIASTTITCSDSQYSTSSYSNSLSFPWYKDEQPNLQMVQKPTVLEISKWTKKMLSKAYKTFGINHAGFEHEIMDLILRMDEKRRAQIQNRNCSSSEKKKGKKKGIVHQVWGNRWAKWEELKASGTRGAIIVLWDKRLWRCIDSYQGRFSITCILESLHEDFRWCFTGMYGPHSNIERMEFWQELGAVRGLWGEQWVIGGNFNVCRFENERFNCTIKSGAMRNFSNIILDLELIDSPLQGAQYTWSRGEDYLQASRIDRFLISSE, encoded by the exons ATGGCCAGCGACTATAACCGACCCGCTCCAGCTATAAATAAATGTTATCACACAGCGGGCCTCAGAGCAGATAAAACCTACTATACTAAAGGCCCAAACAATCAGACCAATGCAAAGAACAAAAGGCCCAAGCTGCACAAGCCAATAAAGGAGTTGATAGTTAAAGGGATCAGGCCCATCCCTTGGTTATATAACTGGGCCATGGCTACCAGCACATCATCGACAATCCAACAACAGATTGCTTCCAACCACTCCAATCCACCACGCGATTTCACAAACGACCCCCAAATAGAAGCAGATGAGGAGGCCGACGATGAAGCCGAAAATTTCAGAGACAATCTCTGGGGACTTTCTTTATTCACAAAGTGGCATAAAATTGCTTCCACCACTATTACATGCTCTGACTCTCAGTACTCTACCTCATCTTACAGTAATTCACTGTCATTTCCATGGTATAAAGATGAGCAGCCTAATTTACAGATGGTGCAGAAGCCTACTGTGCTCGAGATTTCAAAGTGGACAAAGAAAATGTTGAGTAAAGCATATAAGACCTTCGGGATTAATCATGCAGGCTTTGAACATGAAATTATGGACTTAATTCTGAGAATGGATGAGAAACGTCGGGCTCAGATTCAAAATAGGAACTGCTCAAGTTCAGAAAAGAAGAAGGGCAAGAAAAAAG GTATTGTTCACCAAGTATGGGGGAATAGATGGGCTAAATGGGAAGAGTTGAAGGCAAGTGGTACCAGAGGGGCTATTATTGTTCTATGGGACAAGAGACTATGGAGGTGTATTGATTCCTATCAAGGTAGATTCTCAATAACTTGTATCCTTGAAAGCTTGCATGAAGATTTTAGGTGGTGCTTTACAGGTATGTATGGTCCACATTCAAACATAGAGAGGATGGAGTTTTGGCAGGAGCTGGGAGCAGTGAGGGGGCTATGGGGTGAACAATGGGTGATTGGTGGCAATTTTAATGTTTGCAGATTCGAGAATGAACGATTCAACTGTACTATAAAATCTGGTGCCATGAGGAACTTCTCAAACATTATATTAGACCTTGAATTAATCGATTCACCCCTTCAAGGGGCACAATATACATGGTCAAGGGGAGAGGATTATCTCCAGGCTTCCAGAATTGATCGCTTTCTAATCTCCTCGGAGTGA